The nucleotide window TGTGGAGATTGAAACTCTTATTACACAAAACTTTTTTAATGGttatttcaaataaatgttttaattagAATGGGTGTTATTAACACAAGTTTAACTATTAATGAACTGAATAGGATATCGGCCTGAATTAGTGTGAATGgctcttttcttttttagttgttACATATTTAATCGTTTATAAAAATCAACATATCATTagaaaattatgtgtacatctAACgttaaaatatatcaacaaaacaaactgccaaagattagcaaaatcaaaatatatcaaacaaGGTAAAGTCAGTGAAAAAGTCCAACCCATGTTTAGTCTCCATCCACACATGGAAAATTGGAAATAATTAGTCCAATAGTgtatttttaaaacctaatatCTTCATTGATTTTTTACAATCTACAAAATCCTCTATTATTTGCTTCGTGAGGAGGATTTTAAAAGTGAAATCCTGTCAGACTTGCAATTTTAGGaagttaaaaaacaattttaatcaaggttttcaaaaccggaccgggataaaaaccgttttaaatACTTGTTTCGGTTGGACCGGTTGAACCGTTTAAACCGGTCGATTGGACCGTTTGGAccggttttatgtaaaaacctaaaaaaattacttttaattagtaattacatatattttatacagtaaattttatattgtgtgtaaaatataaattgtttatataaatttatatttgtttatataaattgacctataattttaataaaccaAGGATCACtgctttgttttaaatttgaaaacaatacaCGCATTCACTgtacaaagttttcaagagcacataaaaatatttatttagtgtATATGAaatgccaaatgactatttcccacccaatgtttgatgtaaacataattttctatttgttaactatcaaaaatttaaatactcaccttatctattaaatttcactgttagtgttaagaataaaattattatttaataaagacattagaaaaattataaattcattacatttttcctcaaatttaaaaactaacaataaatGTGAGAAACCTACAATTCATCCTTCGATTACTGGAGAAGCGATAGGGGAagagaaaatagttattttttaacttttggattatagaaaaattattagtttttaaatctaagaaaaaaatataatgaatttatggttttttaaatatttttattaaataacaattttattcttaataataataaaaaattttaataataaataaatatttaaatttttgataattaataaatgaaaaattatacttacatcaaaccttgggtggaaaatggtAATTTGGCCtatatgaaaatgacaaagttGGTTAGCGAAAATGGCAATGAGATAAAAATAGTGGAGTGGAGCAAAGCTTTTAGTTTCAACGTAACGCCAAAGCAGAATCTAAGCCGGGTCTGTATTGTCTGGGTCAACATAATATTTGATTTCTAGTCCCACTATGTTTTATTGTCCAATGAAGTAATTGGAAGCCGTTACGCCGTCGTCAGCCACTGTCTGAGCTGAAGAAGCCGTCGTCAAACGTTGCAAATATAGCAGTGAAACTGCTTATTTGTGAGCCCGCAAACCAACACACCTCGGCGGCAGCGTCGTCGTCGGCCATCGTCAACTCCCATTGTCTACAAGGAACAGGAAATTCGACCGTGAAATTCGTCGGCTGTAACAATTGAGATTGCGCTGCGTGCACtgcaaggaagaggaagaaaaacagTGTTTATATATGAAGCTGTGAACCAGATTCTGCAGAACCGGGTTGGACCGCGATTCAGGAGAGACCCGGCGGTTCAACCGCGGTCCAATCCGATTTTTACACTAAAACGGTTTATCCTTCAACAGTGCTCGGCTACAGTGCCGGTTCACAGACCAACCAATTAGACCGGCCGGTCCGGTCCcgtttttaaaaccatgattTTAATACCTAATTTCACGTACACGTTTTTGCCACTTTCAAACCTTGAAACAAGTACTTTGCATTTCATCTTAAAGTACGCATATTATAGTGACATTCTAAACTTCCATGTAATGGCTTTACCAATTCAATTAAGTATATTTGTTTATCTTCTTCATAATCAGATTATATTGCACGAGTAAAAACCTAACCCAATTACTCattcaatatttgaaacttttactaattaaattaatactaaAGGACTTTTCAACATTACCAGAAAGTGACGGACAACATATATAGTCATAAAGCATAGCTAAAGAAAAGATTTTAAGAGTccaatgtatatttttttcaagtaatttCTGCAGAATACCTGGTCCAAATGCATCATAGGGCTTTATTTAtgctaaataataatataaaaatattcatcttttttcttatatatggCTTGATCAAGCCAGATATTGGAAAAAgataagaattcttcaaaaaaaaagagtccagatatttttctttcaatttcatGGTTAATTACTCAATCCTGTACAATTTAATTTCCATAATTACCTCTCTTAAATTTTGACACTTTCAGTAAGGGGATTAATTTCCGTAATCAACAAGCACTTGATATATATGTTACACAAAAATGGTCAGAGatttcataaacaaatatcaGTACATCCGATGaaaaattaggataaaaataattagtacAAAAATATAATGGAGGACCATTTCCATGGATAAAATGTAGTGTTGATGCAAgcaatgaagaaattaaaattttaacataatcaaCAACAACTACAAACGAAGAGAAAGCCAATGAAGACTTACCAACTGGCTGGACTCTTTCTCATTTGCTTCGAGCAAGGGAAAACAATCGAGACTGATTCTAtaattttcacttataaataGAGAAGTTAGCCTTCAGCATTTCTCACCCCTCAACGAGTAAAATTACTTGAAGAATATATAGAGCGTGATCACAATGAAAGGTTTTCTACAAACTTTCGTTCTTTTGGCCTTGGCTTCCTCATTTGTCTCCGCATTTGACCCCAGTCCGCTTCAGGACATTTGTGTAGCCATCGATGAACCAAAGAACGCTGGTATATGCTCACTTCTCTTTCTGTATATAACTTCTCCTTTATGAAATTAACTGAGGGTTGACTCTTACTGATTTGATTGTCTTATGCAGTGTTTGTGAATGGGAAGTTTTGCAAGGACCCCAACCTCGCCAAAGCTGAGGACTTCTTCTTTTCAGTTAAAACGCCTGGAAATACAACCAATCCACTTGGTTCAAGTGTCACACCctaagtagcacggaaacggaaacgcaGAAACACAGAAACGGAGAAACGGAAACGTCGAAacgcattttttaaaaaatataggaaacggaaacgtggaaaaatgtataaatattaaaaatattggggttatttataaataccaaatttgtataagaaaatacaatactttgcatttgaaaaaaataaataacacaacAATGGGACACTTTTTCCAATTCTTCCAAAAAGTATTTACAATCCAACGCtaacatgaataaaatttaaaccagACAGCACTGATTTTGGAATGAATATTTTACTGTCCactcttttcttattttttcccTCTGCATATTTGAAACTTTTCTCTGGatttttctcttgttctttTAACCTTCTTTTGATCTTCAAAATTCTGATAACAAGATGCATCACATGTTCCTTTAATAACTACTTGAGAAACTCTTTTTACCAAAGACTGATTCATATCTCTACAGTTTAATCGTCAAATTGAATATTGAAGACAAATATGAAGATTGCAGAAGAATATGAAGATTAAAGAATAACGTAACAGATTCGTCTGAGACTTTGAGCCGCCGGAGGTAGTGAGGAGTTAAGATGCAGCGCTGGAGTCGAAGTCGGAGACTGTGAGGAGCTAAGACATATGCTTGGGATGGAGAGATGTTAGGTTACTGGAAATTGAATGAAACTGGGAATGAGGAAGAAACATATTGCTTTGGGACGTTTCCTATGCTTGGGGATATGTCAAGAAATGCGTTTCGTATTTTTGCAAAGTAACCGAAACGGCCCCGAAACGTTTCGTACCGGTTTCGGGCCGTTTCGGAAACTGAAACGTTTCAGAAACTCGGGAACGCACTACACTGTGCGTTTCCGTGCTTCCTTGGTCACACCTGTGACAGTAGATCAAATTCCAGGACTTAACACTCTTGGCATCTCAGCTGCCCGCCTTGACTTTGCACCTTATGGCGAAGTCCCACCTCACACTCACCCTCGTGCCACTGAGATTCTTGTCGTCTTGGAGGGCACTCTTTTCGTTGGGTTCGTCACTTCCGATCCCAACCATACATTTATAAGCAAAGTTCTTAACCCGGGTGATGTGTTCGTCTTCCCCATTGGTCTCATTCACTTCCAAGTCAATATCGGAAAAACAAATGCTGTCGCTTTCTCTGGTTTGAG belongs to Mangifera indica cultivar Alphonso chromosome 2, CATAS_Mindica_2.1, whole genome shotgun sequence and includes:
- the LOC123206534 gene encoding germin-like protein subfamily 1 member 17 yields the protein MKGFLQTFVLLALASSFVSAFDPSPLQDICVAIDEPKNAVFVNGKFCKDPNLAKAEDFFFSVKTPGNTTNPLGSSVTPVTVDQIPGLNTLGISAARLDFAPYGEVPPHTHPRATEILVVLEGTLFVGFVTSDPNHTFISKVLNPGDVFVFPIGLIHFQVNIGKTNAVAFSGLSSQNPGVITIASAVFGSNPPINPDFLAKAFKLDVKVVKDLEAKFKMDN